Proteins encoded by one window of Lutibacter sp. A64:
- a CDS encoding PhoH family protein: MNERIIELTEINPSDLFGAQNSNVDILRKYYPKLKIVARGTSLKAYGESIILDEFEKRVEMLIKYFNRYNKLDENSIERILTSNGKEHKSSKFSEGVLVHGVGGKLIKAQTDNQRKMVEFMDVNDMLFAIGPAGTGKTYTAVALAVKALKEKEVKRIILTRPAVESGENLGFLPGDLKEKLDPYMQPLYDALRDMIPFERLDSYIEKGVIQIAPLAFMRGRTLDNAFVILDEAQNTTHNQMKMFLTRMGKNAKFVVNGDPGQIDLPRRQVSGLKEAMLTLKNVKGIAFVHLDEKDVIRHRLVKQIISAYKSLEVGRE; the protein is encoded by the coding sequence TTGAACGAACGTATTATTGAATTAACAGAGATAAATCCAAGCGATTTGTTTGGTGCTCAGAACTCAAACGTAGATATTTTACGAAAGTATTATCCAAAACTTAAAATAGTTGCTCGTGGTACTAGCTTAAAAGCTTATGGAGAATCAATTATTTTAGATGAGTTTGAAAAACGGGTAGAAATGCTTATAAAATACTTTAATCGCTATAATAAATTAGACGAAAATAGTATTGAGCGTATATTAACTTCAAATGGAAAAGAGCATAAAAGTTCTAAGTTTTCTGAAGGTGTTTTGGTGCACGGAGTTGGTGGAAAATTAATAAAAGCACAAACAGACAATCAGCGTAAAATGGTTGAGTTTATGGATGTAAATGATATGCTTTTTGCTATTGGTCCGGCAGGTACAGGTAAAACATATACCGCAGTTGCTTTAGCCGTAAAAGCATTGAAAGAAAAGGAAGTAAAACGTATTATTTTAACACGTCCTGCAGTAGAATCTGGTGAGAATTTAGGGTTTTTGCCTGGGGATTTAAAAGAAAAATTAGATCCTTATATGCAACCTTTATACGATGCTTTAAGAGATATGATTCCTTTTGAAAGATTGGACTCTTATATAGAAAAAGGTGTCATTCAAATTGCACCATTGGCGTTTATGCGTGGTAGAACTTTAGACAATGCCTTTGTAATATTAGATGAAGCACAAAACACAACGCATAACCAAATGAAAATGTTTTTAACCAGAATGGGGAAAAATGCTAAATTTGTGGTGAATGGAGACCCTGGTCAAATTGATTTGCCTAGAAGGCAAGTTTCTGGTTTAAAAGAGGCTATGTTAACACTTAAAAATGTAAAAGGAATTGCGTTTGTGCATTTAGATGAAAAAGATGTAATAAGACATAGATTGGTAAAACAAATAATCTCTGCGTATAAAAGTTTGGAAGTCGGGAGGGAGTAA
- a CDS encoding SAM hydrolase/SAM-dependent halogenase family protein, with translation MSIITLTTDFGTKDHFVGSVKGTIYSELPDAKIVDISHHISPFNITETAYILKNAYKAFPDGSIHIIGVDSELNEENKHIALKLDNHYFICADNGLISLLTAEIKPEKIVEINIHNRIETSFPVLDIFVKVACHISRGGTLDVVGKEISEVKTFKELQPLISDDKTSISGNIIYIDNYGNSISNISKKLFNEVGRGRNFEIIANKYVFKKIHSKYSEFVDFSVPKEMRQKEGNRLALFNSSNYLEIAIYRSNLNTVGGAVSLLGLNYRDKLTINFI, from the coding sequence ATGTCTATAATTACTTTAACTACTGATTTTGGGACAAAAGACCATTTTGTTGGTTCTGTAAAAGGTACTATTTATAGCGAATTACCAGATGCAAAAATTGTTGATATATCACATCATATTTCGCCTTTTAACATTACCGAAACGGCATATATTTTAAAAAATGCTTACAAAGCTTTTCCTGATGGAAGCATACATATAATTGGTGTAGATTCTGAATTGAACGAAGAAAATAAACATATTGCTCTTAAATTAGACAACCATTACTTTATTTGTGCAGATAATGGCTTAATTTCTCTTTTAACTGCTGAAATTAAACCCGAAAAAATAGTTGAAATTAACATTCACAACCGAATAGAAACTAGTTTTCCTGTACTCGATATTTTTGTTAAAGTTGCCTGCCATATTTCTAGAGGTGGAACACTTGATGTTGTAGGTAAAGAAATTTCAGAAGTTAAAACATTTAAAGAATTGCAACCTTTAATTTCTGATGATAAGACTTCTATTTCTGGAAACATAATTTATATAGATAATTACGGAAATTCTATAAGTAATATTTCAAAAAAATTATTTAATGAAGTTGGCAGAGGACGCAATTTTGAAATTATAGCAAATAAGTATGTTTTTAAAAAAATTCATTCTAAATACAGTGAATTTGTCGATTTTTCTGTTCCAAAAGAAATGCGTCAAAAAGAAGGTAACAGGTTGGCTTTGTTTAATTCTTCAAATTATTTAGAAATTGCCATTTACCGAAGTAATTTAAATACTGTTGGCGGTGCAGTTTCTTTATTAGGCTTAAATTACAGAGATAAATTAACTATTAATTTTATTTAA
- a CDS encoding putative quinol monooxygenase yields the protein MFVRIVKMGFEASKVEIFLQNFNNNKEKIRNSNGCRLLELYRDKKEPTLFFTYSYWETEQDLENYKNSELFKNVWAKTKILFNKKPEAWSVDTVVKL from the coding sequence ATGTTTGTACGCATTGTAAAAATGGGTTTTGAAGCTTCTAAAGTTGAAATATTTCTTCAAAACTTTAATAATAACAAAGAAAAAATACGAAATTCTAACGGTTGTCGTTTATTAGAGTTGTACAGAGATAAAAAAGAACCAACATTGTTTTTTACATACAGCTACTGGGAAACCGAACAAGATTTAGAAAATTATAAAAATTCGGAACTCTTTAAAAACGTTTGGGCAAAAACCAAAATATTATTTAATAAAAAACCAGAAGCTTGGAGTGTAGATACTGTTGTAAAGTTGTAA
- the gldF gene encoding gliding motility-associated ABC transporter permease subunit GldF yields MFPILKKELISFFSSPIAYLVIAVYLVVNGLFLWVFEGDYNILHAGFSDLSSYFFLAPWIFIFLIPAITMRSFTDEFNTGTIEILRTKPITDWQLIIGKYFGALILVVLAIAPTLIYVFSVYKLGNPVGNITFGTTIGSFLGLLFLVSAYTAIGIYASTLSNNQIVSFIIAVFSSFFLFYGFEALASYQLFGNSDYIIEKIGMNSHYTSIGKGVLDTQDLLYFISVTAFFLYLTKLRIHNEA; encoded by the coding sequence ATGTTCCCAATTTTAAAAAAAGAACTTATTTCGTTTTTTTCTTCTCCAATTGCTTACTTAGTAATTGCGGTTTATTTAGTTGTAAACGGATTATTCCTTTGGGTTTTTGAAGGCGATTATAACATTTTACACGCTGGTTTTTCAGATTTAAGCAGTTACTTTTTTTTAGCTCCTTGGATTTTTATTTTTTTAATTCCAGCAATAACAATGCGTAGCTTTACTGATGAATTTAATACAGGAACCATAGAAATTTTAAGAACAAAACCAATAACCGATTGGCAATTAATTATAGGTAAATATTTTGGAGCCTTAATTTTGGTTGTACTAGCAATTGCTCCTACTTTAATATATGTATTTAGCGTTTACAAATTAGGAAACCCTGTTGGAAACATTACTTTTGGAACCACAATTGGTTCTTTTTTAGGCTTGTTATTTTTGGTAAGTGCTTATACAGCTATCGGCATTTATGCCTCTACCCTTTCTAACAATCAAATTGTTTCTTTTATAATTGCCGTTTTTAGTTCTTTCTTTTTATTTTATGGTTTTGAAGCCCTAGCAAGCTACCAGCTTTTTGGAAATTCTGATTATATAATTGAAAAAATTGGAATGAATAGTCATTATACAAGCATTGGAAAAGGTGTTTTAGACACACAAGATTTACTGTATTTTATATCGGTTACTGCCTTTTTTTTATATTTAACTAAACTTAGAATACACAATGAAGCATAA